The segment AAATATCCACCGCGTCTATCAGGCGATTGAGCGCGGTGTGAAATACGGCCGCAAGGTCTGCGTGATAGGGCGAAGTATGGAGCGAAACCTATTTACAGCAATGGAGCTAGGCTATGTCGAGCTTGATCGTAAAATTTTCATCGATCCAGATGAGGTCAGCAAATACCCTGACAATGAGGTTTTAATCGTAACCACAGGCTCTCAGGGCGAGACTATGAGCGCGCTATATCGCATGGCCACAGACGAGCATAAATATATAAAAATCAAACCCACAGATCAAGTCATCATCTCGGCAAAAGCAATCCCTGGTAACGAAAACAGCGTCTCAACCGTGCTAAATTTCTTACTAAAAAGTGGCGCAAAGGTGGCGTATCAGGATTTCAGCGAAATCCATGTCAGCGGACACGCTGCCCAAGAGGAGCAAAAACTAATGCTTCGCCTAATCAAGCCGAAATTTTTCCTGCCTGTTCATGGCGAGTATAACCACATAGTCAAACACCGCGAAACTGCGATAGAATGCGGGATTGATGAGAAAAATATCTATTTGATGAACGACGGCGATCAAATGGAGATTTGCGAAAAATACCTAAAACGAGTCAAAACCGTCAAAACTGGCAAGGTTTTCATTGACAATCAAATCAATAAGCAAATTTCCGATGAAATCGTAAAACACAGGCAAAATTTGGCCGACGCTGGCGTGGCTGTAATCATCGCTCAAATCGACAAAACAGCCAAAAAGCTTATCAAATCTCGCGTCATTACCTACGGGCTTGTCGCAGAGTCGCAGACATCTGCCTTTACCAAGGATATGGAGGGCTTAATCGAGCAGTTTTTGGCAAATATGAAAACCGAAATTTTGCTTGATAACCGCGTGTTAGAGTCGCAAATCCGCCAAGCCGTGCGAAAGCATATTTTTAGAAAAACGAAAAAATATCCGACAATCGTGCCGGTTATTTACCTAATGTAAGGGGCATTTTATGGGCATTTTAGAAAACGCAAAAGAGGTTTTAAGGCTCGAAGGTAGCGAGCTTTTACGCCACGCAGAGCTTATCGGCGATGAAATCGAAAGAGTTGTAAATTTGATTTTAGAGTGCAAAGGCAAACTCATCGTTACAGGCGTGGGAAAAAGTGGTCATATCGGCGCGAAAATCGCTGCGACTTTGGCAAGCACAGGAACGCCTAGCTTTTTCATGCACCCCACAGAAGCCCTGCACGGCGATCTTGGCATGGTAGGCAAAGATGATTTGGTTTTGGCTATTAGTTTTAGTGGCGAGAGCGAAGAGTTGGTGCGAATTTTGCCCCACATTAAGCGATTTGGCGTAAAAATCATCGCAATGGCAAGTAATAAAAATAGCTCTCTTGGGCGAATAAGCGATGAATTTATCAGCCTAAAAATCGAAAAAGAAGCGTGTCCGTTAGGAGCCGCGCCTACGGTTTCTACCACGCTAACACTTGCACTTGGTGATGCGTTAGCAGTGTGTTTGATGAGTGAGCGAAAATTTCAAAAAGAAGATTTCGCAAACTTCCACCCGGGCGGAAGTCTTGGCAAACGGCTATATCTAAAAGTTAGTGATGTCATGCGAACTAACGATTTGCCGATTGTTAGCGAGAGTGTTAGCCTAAAAGAAGCCATAAATGCGATGACGCACGGCAAACTAGGCACCGTTTTGCTAACTAACACTAACGGCAAACTAACGGCGATTTTAAGCGACGGAGATTTGCGTAGGGCTTTGATGAGCGAGAATTTTAGCCTTGAAGAAAGCGCGATTAAATTTGCCACAAAATCGCCAAAAACCATTGAAAATTCGCAAATTTTAGCTTCCAAGGCGTTAGAGATGATAGAAAATTTCAAAATTCAGCTTCTTGCCGTTACGGACGAAAACGGCACCCCAATCGGCACCGTGCATATCCACGACCTTAAAAACATAGGGCTGTAAAAATGGAAAAAATGCGTTTAAATAAATTTATCTCGCACAACACAGGCTATTCGCGCCGTGAAGCCGACGAGCTAATCAAAAACGGCAAAGTTAGCATAAATGGGCGAGTTGTTAGTGAGTTTGTCGAAGTTAGCGGCGAAGAGAAAATTCGCATAAATGGGCGAATAATCAAGAAAAAAACCGAATTTAGCGTAATTGTCTATCACAAACCAAAGGGTGAGTTAGTCACCAAAAAAGACGACCGCGGTCGCAAGACGATTTATGACAGCTTGCCAAACGGATTTTCTAAATTTGTTAGTATCGGACGGCTGGATTTTGCTAGTGAAGGGCTTTTGCTATTAACTGACGCCCCTGCGATCGCCACGGCTCTGATGAAAAGTGACATCGAAAGGGAATACTACCTAAAAGTCAAAGGCGAAGTAACTGATGAGGTCGTAACGGCGATAAAAGAGGGCTTTTACGCGGACGACGCCACCAAGGGCGCACATGCTAAAAGCAAAATCAAATCAATGGAGTTTAAGCCGTTTTTGGCGTATCGCATAATGCCAAGCAGCGGCGGCTACACCAAAATCAAAGCTATCATAAACGAAGGGCAAAACAGAGAGTTAAGGCGGTTTTTTGGGTATTTTGATCTAGAAGTGGTGGATCTTAAACGCACGGCATTTGGGCGAGTTACGCTGGGAACTTTGAAGCCGGGCAAATGGCGATATTTGGATAGTAGCGAGTATGATGACCTGCGAGACTTTTTGAAGCAAGAAAAGGTTTATTATTAAGAGCGTAAAATGATTATTATAGATATTGAAGAAATTGATTTTCAAGAAATTTTAAATCAAATTTCATCTTATTCAGACGATGCGTTTAAACTAGCATTACAAAATATTTTTAATAAAAAAATATCAAAAGTAATTGAAAAACAAGTAGATTGTTTTGATATTGTTGTTAATACATATATTAGTTCTGAAATTTCATTTGCTGATATAAAAAAGGTTGGCGGCTTACCCATTGATGACATAAAAATATTTTTTAAAAGAAAAGATATAGATAGCCTAGTAGATATAAATTTCCCCAATGAATATAAAAGTGGTTTTTATGTCAAACAGGATAAAAAAATTTTGTATATTGAGCCTATGCCTTATAAAATAGAGCCAATAGTTCAAAAACGAGCAATAAAATATAAAAAGCAAATACAAAATATTATTATTCCAAGCGAAAAATTTATTATAAATTCAAATATTATTAAAAATTGTTTATGTGAATATAAAAATATTTTTCCTATTTTTAAATCTTGTGTTAGAGAATATACTATGTGGTATTGTTGCATTTGTGGAAAAGAATACATTTGTTCTTGTTTTAAAAATGCAATACAAATAATGCAAAAAAAATTTATTGGTGGCTCTATTACACAAAATTTAAAATATGATTTACAAAAGACTACTTTTATGGATAATATTTGTCATATGTGTAGAAAAATTCCATCTTCCCATATTTTTTATCTATATGGTGGCAAAATTGGAAAATATTATCTTCCATATATTATGCGTGAGCAATATGAAAAAAATATTGATTATAAAGAAGCAGAAAATAATATTAGAGTAGAATTGGGTATTCCTAAGATTGGCGAAGGTTGGGTTTCTCAAACACAACTTTACTACACGATTAACTTTTTGTTTCCAGAATATGAAATTCAACGAGAAGCTAGTCCAGAGTGGCTTGGGCGACAAAGATACGATATATATTTTCCAAATGAAAAACTTGCAATAGAATATCAAGGAAAACAACACTATGAGCCTGTAAATTTATTCGGCGGAGAAGAGGGCTATAAAAACACAATAGAAAGAGACAAAGAAAAATTAAAAAAATCAAAAGAAAATGGTGTCGATATTATATACATATCATACAAGGATAAATTCGATGAAAATACGCTATATAAACGCATAAAAAAATATTTGGAAAATAAATAATGGAATTAGCAATATTCTCGCTTAAATTTAGTTTTATATTTGGAATAAATGGCAACAGTGATAAACCATTTTGTGATTTCGTCAAAATTTTTGAATTAAAAATAGATAAAGAAAATAGAATTGTTGAATTAATTAGAGAACAGACATATAGTAAGGAATTAAAAAATAAATTAAGCATTTTTAGAGACAAGTATGTAGAACAAATACCACGACTGCACCAATTGGTTCAAATTTTTCAAAAATTAGAAGAAAATGAATTATTTTATGTATATTCTAGAACAGAATTTGATACATTTGATACGGCTAAAATAATTGAACTCACAAAAGAACTCAACTTGGCTAATAATAATAATTCTTGTGAAGTTATACCAAAAGAATGCGAAAATATCGTAAAAAATTATAATATGATTATTTTTTGTTTTAATGAAAATAGAAAAATCAAAATAGGACATGGCTTAAAAAAAGATAGAGTTTGCAGGTTTTGTGGTAAAAAATATGGCGAAACTACTTTTAATTCCGAAGCTCACGCAATATCAGAAGCTCTTGGAAATAAAAAATTAATTATAAACGATGAGTGTGATGAGTGTAACAAATTTTTTGATAAAAATATAGAAAAAGATTTTATTATATTTAATGATTTTTTTAGAGTATTTTATGAAATAGAAAATAAAAAACATAAAACACCAAATATTAAAAATAATGAATTTAATTTATCAAATAAAGGCGATAATAACATTTTTATTAGTGTAAAAGATAATTTTGACGGCAATAATTTACATTTGCATTTTGGAAATGGAAAGCCGCAAAATTTATATAAAGCATTATGTAAATTTGCAATAAGCGTAATAGATGAAAAATATTTATATAATTTGCAAGAAACCATACAATGGATTATGGGCAAAAAAGAAACAAAAAAACTTCCAAAAGTAATCGAAATTTTTAATCCTTACAATGTTGTAAAAGAGCCTAATATAGTTGTTTTTATTAGAAAAAACAATAGTGATTTACCTTTTATGTTTGCCACGCTGTCTTTTACTGCTATTGCATATACTTTTATAATACCTTTTTCAAACAAAGATAAATTGGATTATACAATCGAAAATAATTATAGTAAATTTTTAAATTTATTGCCTTTTTCTGAAAACAAAAATATAAAATTTCGCGATTTTTCTAGTAATGAAGAACAAGAATTTAATACAAATATAAATTTTGAGCAAAGAAAAATCGATGAAAATCACAAATTTAAGGCTTAGAAATGTCCAAAAAAATCGAAAAAACAAACGCTTGTCGCATACTTGACGGGCTTAAAATTCAGTATGAAATTTTAGAATACGAAGTAGATGAAAACAACCTTGACGCTGTGCATGTGGCAAATTCGTGCCAAAAGCCTATCGAGCAGGTCTATAAAACGATAGTTTGCGAGTGCGGAAATGAATATATCACGGCGTGTTTGCAAGGCGATTTAAACCTTGATTTAAAGGCGTTAGCTAGAATTGCGAAAGTCAAACGCGCCGAACTAATGAACTTAAAAGAGCTAACAAAAATCACAGGTTATGTTAGGGGCGGTTGTTCGCCGCTTGGCATGAAAAAGCACTTTCGCACATTTATCGACTCACGCGCACTAACACAAACGCAAATTTGCGTTAGCGCAGGAGTGCGGGGCAAACAAATTTGGCTAAATCCAAACGATTTAGCGACCGCGACAAAAGCTGAATTTGGCGAATTCGCCGTGAAATTAGAAGGCTAAATTTCGGCGCTCGAATTTACCCTAAATTTAAAAGCTAAATTTCGCTAAGAGCGCATTTCGTTTAGCAAAGCCGTAATCTTTGGCTCTTCGCTTGCTTTGATTTCGCTAGTGGCGAAGGGAGCGAGATTTCGCGCGATTTCTATCATCATATTTATGCTTAAAATCACATTTGCGTTTTGGTTCGTGTCTATGCGAGTAAAGAGCGTGTCGTTCGAAACCGCGATAAATACGGAGTTGCTCACAGCGTGCATTTGCACTGGGGAGTTTAGGCTAATGCTGATGAGTTCGAGTGTGGTTAGGATTTTGCCGTCTTTTAAAACCTCGCTGTCAAAATTCTCGCCAGCGTAAATGTCGAAAATATCGGACTTGGCGATATTTGCCTTTTGGAGTTTGAGGTGCGGGGTTTGGAGCATAAACTCACCCTTGCCAATTGCCGAAAAATCGCTAGCAAAGGCGAGCGGATAGTCAAATTTCGCTATAAATCCAGTGTAAATTTTGCCGTCATTTATGCGCCCCCACTCGAATTTATCGAGCCCTAACAAACTTTTTTTTCGTTTGTTAGTGCGCGTTAGCGCAGCATCGCCAAATTTAGCCTCGATTTCACCTATTTTGCCTACTAGTGATCGTTTGCAAACGCATGTGTTAGCGTCTTTTTTAATCGGAAGCGAGCTTAAATCCTCTAAAAAAAATGCGCCAAAGGGCTTAAAAGTAAGCCCAGTTTCCTTGGCGATCCAAAGCAAAATTTCATTATCAAACGCCTTGTCGAGCAGAGCTGAGAAGTGCTGTTTTTGGTTTTTGTCAAAATACGAGTGCGCCAAAATCCCGCAAATCCCAATCAAACAGCCCAAAATGATTTTAAATTTCAGCGAATATCCGCCACTTAAAATCAAAAACGCCAGCGCACAAACCATGCAAACGACGATAATTAGCCGTTTTTTCGCGCTCGCTTCATTTTCTAAAATCGTCTTTTTTTTCAGCTCAAACGATACTATACTCATATTTTCTCCACAAATGCTTTTTGATTATTTTTCAAAATTTTAGCCAAAATTTTAAATTTTTCCAACTCCTTTTTTAGCGTGACGGCTGGGGAGTTTTCGCCAAGGAGCGGGTATGAAATATTTGGCTCGAAGCTGTTTTTACCAAGCGCGATATATAGCCAAATTTTGCCTCCCTCGCACGCTAGGCTAAGCGGGGCTTTGAAATAATCCCTAAGTGCGATTAGCTGCTCCATAAATTTGGGCGTTAGTATGTAATGCGCGCTGATAGGATCATTTGAGTATGTGCGGAAATACTGCTCAAACTCAGCGTTATCCATACTAACGCGTTTTAGGTGTGAGTTAGCTCTGGCGTTAGTGTCGATGACATGGAGCGTGGAGGCGAAATTTTGGTTAAATTCGGCTATAAGCGTTATGCCATAAAACAGGGTTGTTAGTTTGGGCGTTTGTTTTTGGTTAGTGTGTGTTTGTGTTTGTTTGGCGAGGTAAATATCGCAAAACTGCGCCTTCACGCCCTCGATTTCCCCGGCGAAAAAATCATCGCCTCTATACACGCTAAAACCGCTTTCATAAAACCCGGGCGCGTTAAATTCGGCGAATTCGAAAAATCTCTTGCGCTCGTAGCTTAAATTTTCGTCTTTGGCGATTAGGCTTAGGATTTCGTCCTTAAAACGCGCGTTAAAGGGCGTTATAAGCCTAGCGTGCGAAATACTAAAAAACATAAGCGAGGCAAAAACGCAAATTATGCTAGAAATGAGCAAATCAGGCACAAATCGTAGCAAAATGGGAAGCAGGACGAAAATCAGAGCAAAGGAAGCGACCTTTAAAATGCGTAAATTTTTGGCGATTTTTGCGCGCTTTTTTTCTAAAATTTCCAAATTTTGGATAATTTCTTCGTTTTTAAATTTTAAAATTTTTTCCATTATTTTAGCATTTCTGATAAATTTGGCGCGCGTTTTTCGCTATCATCGGCGGCGAAAAATTCGCTTTTTTTGAAGTGAAAAAAGCTAGCGATGAGGTTTGTGGGAAACATTTCGCATGCGTTGTTATACACCATAACTGCGCCGTTGTAAGCGCGTCTAGCTGCGCTGATTTGCTCTTCGACTTCGCTTAGCGTGGCTTGGAGATGAAGGACATTTTCGTTGGCTTTTAGCTCTGGGTAGTTTTCCACAGCGATTTTTAGCGAGCCAAGAGTGCGCGAGAGTTCGGCGTTTAGGGCGAATTTTTGCGCGTCGTTTGTGGCGCTCATCGCTTCGCTTCGCAAAGCCGTGATTTTGCTCAATACTTCGCGTTCGTGCGTTAGGTAGGCTTTGACAGAGGCGAGTAAATTTGGGATCAAATCGTAGCGTTTTTTAAGCTGTGTATCGACGCTAGAAGCGATATTCGAGACCTGATTTCGTTTGGCGATTAATGAGTTATAAATGCCAATAACGGCAAAAATTAAAACTGCAATTATGGTTAAAAAGATAGTTAAAACGCCCATATTTTCCCTTTGAAAATGAAATTTTGCTATTTTAGCATAAATTATATTTAAAATTTTGCGCTTTTTAAATTTTATATAAGTAAAATTTGGATAAACTCCATTTTTCCTACAATGTGTCAAGGTAGCTCAGCTGGTTAGAGCGCTGGTCTCATAAGCCGGAGGTCGAGAGTTCAAGTCTCTCTCTTGACACCATTTTTTTATACGATTTTAAATTACACCGATTTTAGCTTAGCGTCAATTCTTTTAGCGTTTGGATATGCGCTTTTGGGGGCAGTCCATACATGCGCGCGTATTCTCTGCTAAACTGACTTGTGCTCTCATAGCCCACATCAAATGCCACTTGCGAGACCGAAGTCGTGGTATTTAGCAGCATAAATTTCGCCTCTTCTAGCCTAATTCGCTTTTGAAATTCTAGCGGCGAAAGGGCGGTAAATTTTTTGAAATTGTGGTAAAAAGACGAAACGCTAATGCCGATTTTTTCAGCCAAATCGCTCATATTTATCGCTTCATTAAAATGCGCTGAAATCTCGCTGATAGCGTGTGCGATTTGGTTTTGCATGGTGCCGTTTAGGATAAATTTGTATAAGAAATTCGCAGCCCCCTCATCGCCACTCATCAGCGAATACAAAACCTCTTTTACCGATAGATTTACCAAATACTCGCTGTGCGCGCCACCTCGTTCTAGCAAATGCACCAGCCTAGCGATAGAATCAGCCAAATCGAAGCCGATTTTGCTCACATACAGGCTCTCTTTTAGCTTTTTTTTCGACGGAGTGAAATTTATGTTTTTGATCGCCTCTGCCAAATCATCGACTTTAAATTCGACAATAATTGACAAAAGTGGGCATTGCGTAACCCTGCCCGAAATTGGTATGTGAGTAGGGGTGAGCATGAATTGGTCTTTGTTATAAAAATACTCTTTGCCGTTAAATTTCACTAGCTTGTTTCCGCGTAGAGCGATACAGATACTAGGCTTGTAAATTCCGCTGCGAAACTCGGTAATTTCGTCTGCGCGGTAAAATTTAATCTGCTCGATTTGTGTATCTATAATGCCGTAATTTGGATAATTTTTATCAATAAAATTTGCGATTTCATCTAAAATTTTGTTTTTATCTTTCATTTTTACCCCTTTTGAAATTTTGATTTATTTTAGCAAAGAATTTTAAATTTTGCAGAATTAGGCAATAAATTTGTAAAATTTGTCTATAAGAATTTTGTAAATTCGGTTATAATGTGCGAAATTTTTTAAAGGAGAATTATGGAAAATTTCAGTTTTAAAAACCCTGTGCAGGTCGAATTCGGCAAGGGTAAAGAGAAAAATATCGGCGAGTATATGGCGAAATACGGCGTGAAAAAGGCGCTTGTCGTCTATGGAAGCGATAGAGTGAAAAAATCTGGGCTTTTTGATACAGCCGTAAATTCGCTCAAAGCGCACGGCATAGAATACGCCGAG is part of the Campylobacter sp. VBCF_01 NA2 genome and harbors:
- a CDS encoding AraC family transcriptional regulator, with protein sequence MKDKNKILDEIANFIDKNYPNYGIIDTQIEQIKFYRADEITEFRSGIYKPSICIALRGNKLVKFNGKEYFYNKDQFMLTPTHIPISGRVTQCPLLSIIVEFKVDDLAEAIKNINFTPSKKKLKESLYVSKIGFDLADSIARLVHLLERGGAHSEYLVNLSVKEVLYSLMSGDEGAANFLYKFILNGTMQNQIAHAISEISAHFNEAINMSDLAEKIGISVSSFYHNFKKFTALSPLEFQKRIRLEEAKFMLLNTTTSVSQVAFDVGYESTSQFSREYARMYGLPPKAHIQTLKELTLS
- a CDS encoding DUF3137 domain-containing protein translates to MEKILKFKNEEIIQNLEILEKKRAKIAKNLRILKVASFALIFVLLPILLRFVPDLLISSIICVFASLMFFSISHARLITPFNARFKDEILSLIAKDENLSYERKRFFEFAEFNAPGFYESGFSVYRGDDFFAGEIEGVKAQFCDIYLAKQTQTHTNQKQTPKLTTLFYGITLIAEFNQNFASTLHVIDTNARANSHLKRVSMDNAEFEQYFRTYSNDPISAHYILTPKFMEQLIALRDYFKAPLSLACEGGKIWLYIALGKNSFEPNISYPLLGENSPAVTLKKELEKFKILAKILKNNQKAFVEKI
- a CDS encoding HNH endonuclease; this encodes MELAIFSLKFSFIFGINGNSDKPFCDFVKIFELKIDKENRIVELIREQTYSKELKNKLSIFRDKYVEQIPRLHQLVQIFQKLEENELFYVYSRTEFDTFDTAKIIELTKELNLANNNNSCEVIPKECENIVKNYNMIIFCFNENRKIKIGHGLKKDRVCRFCGKKYGETTFNSEAHAISEALGNKKLIINDECDECNKFFDKNIEKDFIIFNDFFRVFYEIENKKHKTPNIKNNEFNLSNKGDNNIFISVKDNFDGNNLHLHFGNGKPQNLYKALCKFAISVIDEKYLYNLQETIQWIMGKKETKKLPKVIEIFNPYNVVKEPNIVVFIRKNNSDLPFMFATLSFTAIAYTFIIPFSNKDKLDYTIENNYSKFLNLLPFSENKNIKFRDFSSNEEQEFNTNINFEQRKIDENHKFKA
- a CDS encoding LemA family protein, yielding MGVLTIFLTIIAVLIFAVIGIYNSLIAKRNQVSNIASSVDTQLKKRYDLIPNLLASVKAYLTHEREVLSKITALRSEAMSATNDAQKFALNAELSRTLGSLKIAVENYPELKANENVLHLQATLSEVEEQISAARRAYNGAVMVYNNACEMFPTNLIASFFHFKKSEFFAADDSEKRAPNLSEMLK
- the ybaK gene encoding Cys-tRNA(Pro) deacylase, producing the protein MSKKIEKTNACRILDGLKIQYEILEYEVDENNLDAVHVANSCQKPIEQVYKTIVCECGNEYITACLQGDLNLDLKALARIAKVKRAELMNLKELTKITGYVRGGCSPLGMKKHFRTFIDSRALTQTQICVSAGVRGKQIWLNPNDLATATKAEFGEFAVKLEG
- a CDS encoding KpsF/GutQ family sugar-phosphate isomerase, with protein sequence MGILENAKEVLRLEGSELLRHAELIGDEIERVVNLILECKGKLIVTGVGKSGHIGAKIAATLASTGTPSFFMHPTEALHGDLGMVGKDDLVLAISFSGESEELVRILPHIKRFGVKIIAMASNKNSSLGRISDEFISLKIEKEACPLGAAPTVSTTLTLALGDALAVCLMSERKFQKEDFANFHPGGSLGKRLYLKVSDVMRTNDLPIVSESVSLKEAINAMTHGKLGTVLLTNTNGKLTAILSDGDLRRALMSENFSLEESAIKFATKSPKTIENSQILASKALEMIENFKIQLLAVTDENGTPIGTVHIHDLKNIGL
- a CDS encoding pseudouridine synthase, which translates into the protein MEKMRLNKFISHNTGYSRREADELIKNGKVSINGRVVSEFVEVSGEEKIRINGRIIKKKTEFSVIVYHKPKGELVTKKDDRGRKTIYDSLPNGFSKFVSIGRLDFASEGLLLLTDAPAIATALMKSDIEREYYLKVKGEVTDEVVTAIKEGFYADDATKGAHAKSKIKSMEFKPFLAYRIMPSSGGYTKIKAIINEGQNRELRRFFGYFDLEVVDLKRTAFGRVTLGTLKPGKWRYLDSSEYDDLRDFLKQEKVYY